CCATATGGAGAAGATGTTCTAAGATGCCTAGGGCTCACAGCGGTTGTGAAAATACGTGTTTTAGTCCTCTTAATACAAACTTTAGCATGGACCCATGCCCCAATAGTAATTGTTGTTAAATAGGTCACCTAatacctatatatatgtgtgtgtgtgtgtgtgtgtgacagtTGACCTTCTCAACCCATGGAGACATGACAATCAGCCCCGTCTAGGACTATACATATGAAGGAAACGGTAATGTAATCAAGCAGGGTGTTTGCAATGTCAGGTTGATTTTAAGAATATCCAAACAGTACAGATAAACCAAAGGCTGTCTGTTTTCTATCAATACAATTTGCCGATAGCCTCTCCACTGAACACTGATCACCAacccaagaagaaaaaaaaatgccaacCCCCCAACCCAATACATAATTTCTCATGTACAGAAATAAACATCAAAGGTGGTGGTGATTGTTTCATCCAATCTCACACTCAAAAATGGAGAGCAAGAGGGGGTACAGGCTGGTGACTGATGATGCTTTCTGCAACTATTGTTCTGATCACAGTCAAAAATACTTCTGCTTCAATTCTGAAAGGTCAAACTATAATACAACATCTACCCTCTTTCTCCAGTTTACTTCCTAACATCAAATATATGCAACATTGCGCACAGTCGCCACAATTTTCAACTGTGCCTCCATCTCACTACTGTCAGCTCTTATCTGGTTTCTCATCTGGGCTGCCCTTTAAAGGACTTCCTGGAGAATCATCTGAGTGAGAACCATTGGGTTGACGGACATGGATACTTGAACCATTCAAGGGAAGATGTTCCTGGATGATCTACATAGACAGAGTCAACAAATATACCATTTAACCTGTGCACAGTGGATCGTactctatatttttttccatggtaattatgaaaaaaaaaaaagaaactaaaaataCACGATGCCATGAAAATACAATGGAATTCAAACTTTTCAATAGTACATATTACTAGACCAAAAGAGTCGAATAATAAAAGATGCAAGTTATTGCAGACCTAGAGCAAGTGCAAGAGTCATAAGCATGTTGTATTTCAGTCGGGGAAGTTCCAGAATGTTAGAAGAATATAGTTTTACTATTTTCATCAACCACACGACCAAGAAGAGAATATTCTACAACAAATCTCACTACCTTTGCCTTTCACCAAGtagtaagaaattttttttgataggCAGGTAAATCATAAAATACCTGATCACCAGCCTCTGAGCCCTCTGAATGGAAGAGAATAGGCCGGCAACGTTTGTCTTCATTCATCAAACTTGAATTCTGGAAGTGGGCAATGAGGGCTGCTTGTCCCTGGATTCTGGCATAAGCCAATGAAGCAACCTTCTCGCTATTGAACTTCTCCCACTTCTTTCCATTAAAAGTCTGTGAATACAAACAAGAATGGAATCAACTAATTTACTTTCAGAAATTTCAACTcagctttatttatttttattattattattatttgaggaaAACAATAAAGTTGTATTCTGGAAGTTGGAAGTGCGAAAATCAGATAAAGAAGTACAAGAAAAGATT
This portion of the Diospyros lotus cultivar Yz01 unplaced genomic scaffold, ASM1463336v1 tig00010937_2, whole genome shotgun sequence genome encodes:
- the LOC127793461 gene encoding protein MEI2-like 2, encoding MLSPSHIILFYETFNGKKWEKFNSEKVASLAYARIQGQAALIAHFQNSSLMNEDKRCRPILFHSEGSEAGDQIIQEHLPLNGSSIHVRQPNGSHSDDSPGSPLKGSPDEKPDKS